From Pseudoalteromonas sp. DL-6, one genomic window encodes:
- a CDS encoding helix-turn-helix transcriptional regulator — translation MQNHIAEFRKKAGLSQQELADAINVSRKTISTVETSRFTPSVTIALKIARQFNTTVELLFTLEEVD, via the coding sequence GTGCAAAATCATATAGCTGAATTTCGTAAAAAGGCAGGGCTTTCACAGCAAGAGCTTGCTGATGCTATTAATGTATCACGCAAAACCATTAGCACGGTAGAAACGTCACGCTTTACTCCTTCAGTGACCATTGCTTTGAAAATAGCTCGGCAGTTTAATACTACTGTGGAGCTATTATTTACACTGGAAGAAGTAGATTAA
- a CDS encoding TorF family putative porin: MLKLQKTILISALALTGMTSTTAFAEVTANAAATSNYLWRGQEQTGGDAAVSGGIDYANESGFYAGTWASNASWADEMTYELDLYAGFGGAINESVSYDVGYIYYAYPDAASGADADFSEVYGSISVQGFTFGAAVLATSAASGDGTDFGDSLYLNADYSFAVGSNGTEMALHIGHYSGDFIGDDNIIDYGVSVSKDGFTFGLSDNDMDGSDVKAYVAYAVDFNL; this comes from the coding sequence ATGCTAAAACTACAAAAAACAATATTGATCAGTGCATTGGCATTAACAGGAATGACATCAACTACTGCATTTGCTGAAGTAACAGCAAATGCAGCAGCCACTTCAAACTACTTATGGCGCGGACAAGAGCAAACTGGTGGCGATGCTGCTGTATCTGGCGGTATTGATTACGCTAATGAATCTGGCTTTTATGCTGGTACTTGGGCGTCAAATGCGTCTTGGGCCGATGAAATGACCTACGAACTAGACTTATACGCCGGTTTTGGCGGCGCAATTAATGAAAGTGTGAGTTATGACGTAGGGTATATCTATTATGCGTACCCTGATGCGGCATCAGGTGCCGATGCTGATTTTTCAGAAGTTTATGGCAGCATTAGTGTGCAAGGTTTTACATTTGGTGCAGCCGTACTTGCAACATCTGCAGCCAGTGGTGATGGTACTGATTTTGGTGATTCATTGTATTTAAATGCCGATTACAGCTTCGCTGTTGGTAGCAATGGCACAGAAATGGCGCTACACATAGGGCATTACTCAGGCGATTTCATCGGTGATGATAATATTATTGATTATGGTGTATCGGTGTCTAAAGATGGTTTTACTTTTGGCCTATCAGATAACGACATGGACGGCTCAGATGTAAAAGCTTATGTAGCCTACGCTGTCGACTTTAACCTATAA
- a CDS encoding M1 family aminopeptidase, translating to MLFKMMQFELRYFMRQPSFYITSLILFFLTFMASVSDTVQIGGSSNVNVNSPYAILQVIAIMSVFAIFLVVNFVGSSAIRDDVSKLNELVLSKPLNIAQYRAGRFIGAYLVTLLVFSTTMLGVWIGSGFGSLMGWLDSEMVGENKLSYYLVPFFYIAVPSLFVVSSLINVVAMRFRSMVALYLVAVALLISYLVGSNIFSDIQYREISAYLDMFALSAMGIQMEYWTIADRNVMEITLTDQLLHNRLIWVGVALVALATTVLNTSHHLMQKQKVKGKVNKDSNTNSATALGFNIKAKATGSNAWSQFLTRTVFEVKQVIKSYSFGILLILSLATLIPALVGSMGAYGTDVWPVTFRMVELIQESFSVLMIIVLVYYCGELVWHDRESRMADIVDAYPVVNWVFWGSKYVALSAVLLLLCAFGSLVTLFYQMIMGMENFDIAQYVIRLGYLFVLMLIFQGGFAFLLQVISPNKYVGMGLYVLYFITTQVMSNYGFEHKMFKIGATPYAPYSDINGYGHFLTAVHWYNLYWLGFSVIIAALSYALWPRGAGQGLKARVKLIGYQLGNSGKVIIVCGALIFVGAGSYIYYNTTVINPFITSDQREDLKEQYEREFGQFVDAAVPIPADVVVTADIYPQERRINASVVMQVENKSQHPITRVLVNKPYHTHNWSVVADGAQLGELNEQYRHAWLEFTEPMQPNESREIVMSVERYSKGFVDRGSDEQLLYNGTFIDNTALFPTFGYSFDKQLQDKNERRQRGLPELKRGNKIEETQYHAQPLFADNYVSFAATITTDESQVAMVPGYLQSQSTKDGRTTFVYEMDAPMLHFYTLLSMELEVKKEQYNGVNIEVYHHKDHAWNVDSMIQSTKDSLDYFSKEFAPYQHKQMRIIEYPRYRGFAQSFANTVPFSENLGFITDIRDPDNINLPYYVTAHELAHQWWAHQVIGANVEGSNILSEMLSQYAAIMVMKERYGENNLRKFLKYELDRYLLGRTAEPYDERTLARTVGQQYIHYNKGSVVMMAIHDLLGEQRLNAVLRAFLQDHQYAQERYPTTLDFIAYLKQGASEQEQAFIEDQFNAITLYELKLSDVDIQEAESVDGEHTVTLTISAAKKHADGEGNEEDIPLAQMIDVALFSADPNEIQEGDTVIYMQKHEIKTGENTITLKVTELPKFAGVDPFIKLIDKKSGDNIKAL from the coding sequence ATGTTGTTTAAAATGATGCAATTTGAGCTGCGCTATTTTATGCGTCAGCCCTCTTTCTATATAACGTCACTTATTTTGTTCTTTCTCACTTTTATGGCGTCTGTTTCTGACACGGTGCAAATAGGAGGAAGCAGCAATGTGAATGTAAATTCTCCTTACGCAATTTTGCAAGTTATTGCGATTATGTCGGTGTTTGCTATTTTCTTAGTGGTCAATTTTGTCGGCAGTTCAGCTATTCGTGATGACGTGAGTAAACTCAATGAATTAGTTTTGAGTAAGCCACTAAATATCGCCCAATATAGGGCGGGCAGATTTATCGGGGCTTATTTGGTCACTCTATTGGTATTTTCAACTACGATGTTGGGAGTGTGGATTGGCAGTGGTTTTGGTAGTTTAATGGGCTGGTTAGATAGTGAAATGGTTGGTGAAAATAAACTAAGCTATTATTTAGTGCCTTTCTTTTATATTGCTGTTCCTTCTTTATTTGTTGTCTCATCGCTAATTAATGTTGTCGCAATGCGCTTTCGCAGCATGGTGGCACTGTATCTAGTCGCCGTTGCCTTACTTATTAGTTATTTGGTTGGATCGAATATCTTCTCTGATATTCAATATCGCGAAATCTCAGCTTATTTAGATATGTTTGCTCTGTCTGCTATGGGAATCCAAATGGAATATTGGACAATAGCTGATCGCAACGTGATGGAAATTACGTTAACTGATCAGCTATTACACAATAGGCTAATTTGGGTCGGTGTTGCTTTGGTGGCATTAGCAACCACAGTGCTAAATACATCCCACCACTTAATGCAAAAGCAAAAAGTGAAAGGCAAGGTCAATAAAGATAGTAATACTAATTCTGCAACTGCTCTTGGTTTTAATATAAAGGCAAAGGCGACGGGAAGTAATGCATGGTCGCAGTTTTTAACGCGGACTGTTTTTGAAGTCAAACAAGTTATAAAAAGCTATTCGTTTGGTATTTTGCTTATTTTATCTTTAGCGACATTAATTCCTGCGTTAGTAGGTTCAATGGGTGCATACGGAACTGATGTTTGGCCAGTTACTTTTAGAATGGTTGAGCTAATTCAAGAAAGCTTTAGCGTATTGATGATTATTGTACTGGTTTATTATTGTGGTGAACTTGTATGGCATGATCGTGAATCACGTATGGCAGACATTGTTGATGCTTACCCTGTTGTAAATTGGGTGTTCTGGGGCTCTAAATATGTAGCGCTGAGTGCTGTTTTATTATTGTTATGTGCATTTGGCTCTTTGGTGACACTGTTTTATCAAATGATTATGGGCATGGAGAACTTTGATATTGCACAATATGTAATCAGGCTCGGTTATTTATTTGTACTCATGCTTATTTTTCAAGGCGGCTTTGCTTTTTTATTACAAGTAATTAGCCCTAATAAATACGTCGGTATGGGGTTATATGTACTGTACTTTATTACTACTCAGGTTATGAGTAACTATGGCTTTGAGCATAAAATGTTTAAAATAGGTGCCACTCCATATGCGCCTTATTCAGATATTAATGGATACGGCCACTTTTTAACGGCAGTGCATTGGTATAACTTATACTGGCTTGGCTTTAGTGTGATCATTGCCGCACTTAGCTATGCACTTTGGCCGCGTGGGGCTGGGCAGGGTTTAAAAGCGCGCGTAAAGCTAATTGGCTATCAGCTAGGTAACTCAGGTAAAGTGATTATAGTGTGCGGTGCACTTATTTTTGTAGGCGCAGGCAGTTATATTTACTACAACACAACAGTGATTAATCCATTTATTACTAGTGATCAGCGTGAAGACTTGAAAGAGCAATATGAACGAGAGTTTGGTCAATTTGTTGATGCGGCTGTGCCTATACCAGCAGATGTTGTTGTTACTGCAGATATCTACCCTCAAGAGCGACGTATTAATGCAAGCGTAGTTATGCAAGTAGAAAATAAGTCGCAACATCCGATTACACGTGTACTGGTGAATAAGCCTTATCATACTCATAACTGGAGTGTTGTGGCAGATGGTGCGCAACTGGGCGAGTTAAATGAGCAGTATCGTCATGCATGGTTAGAGTTTACAGAGCCAATGCAACCAAATGAAAGCCGCGAAATTGTGATGAGCGTAGAGCGCTATAGTAAAGGTTTCGTAGATAGAGGTAGTGATGAACAACTTTTATATAACGGTACATTTATAGATAACACTGCACTGTTTCCAACCTTTGGTTATTCCTTTGATAAACAATTGCAAGATAAAAATGAGCGTCGTCAAAGAGGTTTACCAGAGTTAAAACGCGGCAATAAAATTGAAGAAACGCAATACCATGCTCAGCCTTTATTTGCGGATAATTATGTCAGCTTTGCTGCCACAATTACTACCGATGAGTCGCAAGTTGCGATGGTTCCAGGTTACTTGCAATCACAAAGTACTAAAGATGGCCGTACTACGTTTGTATACGAAATGGATGCACCTATGCTGCACTTTTACACCTTGCTCTCAATGGAACTTGAGGTGAAAAAAGAGCAGTACAATGGTGTAAATATTGAGGTGTACCATCACAAAGATCATGCTTGGAACGTAGATTCGATGATTCAATCTACTAAAGATTCTTTAGATTACTTTTCCAAAGAGTTTGCTCCTTATCAGCATAAGCAAATGCGTATTATAGAGTATCCTCGCTATCGTGGTTTTGCGCAGAGTTTTGCTAATACAGTCCCATTCTCTGAAAATTTGGGATTTATTACCGATATACGCGATCCTGATAATATTAACCTTCCTTACTACGTTACCGCCCATGAACTAGCACACCAGTGGTGGGCACATCAGGTGATTGGTGCGAACGTTGAGGGATCGAATATTTTATCTGAAATGCTCTCGCAATATGCAGCAATCATGGTGATGAAAGAGAGATACGGTGAAAACAATCTTCGTAAATTCTTAAAGTATGAGCTAGATCGTTATTTGTTAGGGCGAACGGCTGAGCCTTATGATGAGAGGACTCTAGCGCGTACAGTAGGGCAGCAATATATCCATTATAACAAAGGGTCTGTAGTTATGATGGCCATTCATGATCTGTTAGGTGAGCAACGTTTAAATGCCGTTTTACGAGCGTTTTTACAAGATCACCAATATGCGCAAGAGCGTTACCCAACCACGTTAGACTTTATTGCTTATTTAAAGCAAGGGGCGAGTGAGCAAGAGCAAGCATTCATTGAAGATCAGTTTAATGCCATTACATTGTATGAGTTAAAGCTCAGTGATGTTGATATTCAAGAGGCTGAATCTGTTGATGGCGAGCATACCGTTACGCTAACTATTTCTGCAGCAAAAAAACATGCAGATGGTGAAGGAAATGAAGAGGATATTCCATTAGCGCAAATGATAGATGTCGCTTTGTTTAGCGCAGATCCAAATGAAATTCAGGAAGGGGATACTGTTATCTACATGCAAAAGCACGAGATAAAAACAGGTGAAAATACCATTACATTAAAGGTAACTGAGTTACCTAAATTTGCTGGTGTTGACCCTTTCATTAAGTTAATTGATAAGAAAAGTGGCGATAATATCAAGGCGCTATAA
- a CDS encoding ABC transporter ATP-binding protein, which yields MLSITGLSKTYDNGVHALQGVDLNIPKGMFGLLGPNGAGKSSLMRTIATLQSADSGSIKFDGIDVLAQPKSLRERLGYLPQDFGVYQRVSAYDLLDHMAVLKGLNNKAERKEAVEGLLAQTNLYDHRKNAVSGFSGGMRQRFGIAQALLGDPDLLIVDEPTAGLDPEERNRFHNLLVGLGESKVVILSTHIVEDVSELCPNMAVLASGQILLEGNPIELTNTLQGKIWHKAMSQAEAVELEQSLPVIAKRLFAGKTLLSVFADDAPQGFEAKPADLEDVYFSTLHKHRNKAA from the coding sequence ATGCTATCAATAACAGGGTTATCAAAAACCTACGACAACGGTGTCCACGCTCTACAAGGTGTCGACTTAAATATTCCTAAAGGTATGTTTGGATTACTCGGTCCTAATGGGGCTGGTAAATCTTCATTGATGCGTACAATTGCAACGTTACAATCAGCAGATAGCGGCAGCATAAAGTTTGATGGGATTGATGTCTTAGCACAACCCAAAAGTTTACGTGAGCGTTTAGGCTATTTACCGCAAGATTTTGGTGTATACCAACGCGTGAGTGCTTATGACTTATTAGATCATATGGCAGTTTTAAAAGGCTTAAACAATAAAGCTGAGCGTAAAGAGGCCGTTGAAGGATTACTCGCGCAAACTAATTTATACGACCATAGAAAAAATGCGGTGAGTGGTTTTTCGGGCGGTATGCGTCAGCGTTTTGGTATTGCACAAGCTTTATTAGGCGACCCTGATTTACTCATTGTTGATGAACCTACGGCAGGGCTGGATCCTGAAGAGCGCAATCGTTTTCATAATTTATTGGTTGGTTTAGGCGAAAGTAAAGTGGTGATTTTATCAACCCATATAGTTGAAGATGTATCTGAGCTTTGCCCAAATATGGCTGTATTAGCAAGCGGTCAAATTTTACTTGAAGGTAACCCAATTGAACTGACTAATACGCTACAGGGCAAAATATGGCACAAGGCGATGAGTCAGGCTGAAGCTGTCGAACTAGAACAGTCATTACCTGTGATCGCGAAGCGTTTGTTTGCCGGAAAAACATTACTCAGCGTATTTGCTGACGACGCCCCGCAAGGCTTTGAGGCAAAGCCCGCTGATTTAGAAGATGTTTATTTTTCAACATTGCATAAACATCGCAATAAAGCAGCATAA
- a CDS encoding nitroreductase family protein: MQDHKSQPLTDFIEYPSEAMLSRAKEFLQTSQRRHSIRSFSNRQVPKEIIETCIKAAGTAPSGANHQPWHFVAINSADVKKQIREAAEKLERSFYEGRAGEEWLDALKPLGTDANKPYLEHAPWLIAVFSQKKGGVNTDDKNTNYYVHESVGLATGFLIQALHRAGLATLTHTPKPMSFLTDICGRDKDNERPYMLLIAGYPDEHATVPLHALDKKSLDEIATFI; this comes from the coding sequence ATGCAAGATCACAAAAGCCAACCATTAACCGATTTTATAGAATACCCGTCAGAGGCAATGCTCTCGCGCGCAAAGGAGTTTTTACAAACGAGCCAGCGCCGTCATAGTATTCGCAGTTTTAGTAACCGCCAGGTGCCAAAAGAAATCATTGAAACCTGTATAAAAGCAGCAGGTACAGCGCCTAGTGGCGCAAACCACCAGCCATGGCATTTTGTAGCCATTAATAGCGCAGATGTTAAAAAGCAAATACGAGAAGCCGCTGAAAAATTAGAACGCTCATTTTATGAAGGTCGCGCAGGAGAGGAATGGCTTGATGCATTAAAACCTTTAGGCACCGATGCTAATAAACCCTATTTAGAACACGCACCATGGTTGATTGCAGTGTTTAGTCAAAAAAAGGGGGGTGTAAATACGGACGATAAAAACACTAATTACTATGTGCATGAATCAGTAGGGCTGGCCACTGGTTTTTTAATTCAAGCACTACACCGAGCAGGCCTTGCAACCTTGACCCACACGCCAAAACCAATGAGCTTTTTAACCGATATTTGTGGCCGTGATAAAGACAACGAACGTCCTTATATGCTATTAATTGCAGGCTACCCCGATGAGCATGCAACGGTGCCACTGCATGCACTTGATAAAAAGTCGCTGGATGAAATAGCCACATTTATTTAA
- a CDS encoding efflux RND transporter periplasmic adaptor subunit codes for MQGKSKVLGAISALVVVIVAVLYMAGSFSDKQPAGLKEIPFTQYQGEVVTVELQTISRTEHVPGSVIAKQNTQISSNVMAQVKQFKVRAGDKVNQGDLLITLKQDDFKAMLAQSEANINAVQASLNQAKKQLIRITELQGKGLVPVSDLDDAKAKFDNLTANLAGAKQQQTQAQVSLNYTQIKAPISGVVVERLAEPGDTASPGIPLLTLYNPKQLQLAFNVREQQAVKLKLGDRLNVSLPSLDLTTFANISEIVPVVDNAARSLLIRLEIEPQPGMIPGLYAQLHLPFENTQGVMVDPRWVHDFGQLSMMYVINADKIERRFVRLGEQIDNQQHIITGLKAGDKIAVDYQPITK; via the coding sequence ATGCAGGGTAAATCAAAAGTTTTAGGCGCAATCAGTGCATTGGTTGTGGTTATTGTAGCAGTGCTATACATGGCCGGTAGCTTTAGTGATAAACAGCCTGCAGGGTTAAAAGAGATTCCATTTACTCAATATCAAGGTGAGGTGGTCACTGTTGAGCTGCAAACTATTTCGCGAACAGAGCATGTACCGGGGAGTGTAATTGCGAAACAAAACACCCAAATTTCGTCAAATGTAATGGCACAAGTAAAGCAATTCAAAGTACGTGCCGGTGATAAAGTTAATCAAGGTGACTTATTAATCACCCTTAAGCAAGATGACTTTAAAGCGATGCTGGCACAAAGTGAGGCAAATATTAATGCGGTGCAAGCCTCATTAAACCAAGCTAAAAAGCAACTCATTAGAATAACTGAGTTACAGGGAAAAGGGCTAGTACCAGTGAGTGACCTTGATGATGCTAAAGCAAAATTTGATAACTTAACTGCCAACTTAGCTGGAGCAAAACAGCAGCAAACCCAGGCGCAGGTATCACTTAATTACACGCAAATTAAAGCCCCAATCTCAGGTGTAGTTGTTGAGCGTTTAGCCGAACCTGGCGATACAGCCTCGCCTGGCATACCGTTGTTAACGCTTTATAATCCAAAACAACTTCAACTTGCTTTTAATGTACGAGAGCAACAAGCAGTAAAGCTTAAGTTAGGCGATCGTTTAAACGTGAGTTTACCTTCGCTCGATCTAACAACGTTTGCAAATATCAGTGAAATTGTACCAGTCGTTGATAACGCTGCACGTAGCTTACTGATCCGGCTAGAAATTGAGCCACAGCCAGGGATGATCCCTGGGTTATATGCACAATTGCATTTACCGTTTGAAAACACCCAAGGCGTAATGGTAGATCCTCGTTGGGTACATGACTTTGGACAGCTTAGTATGATGTATGTCATTAATGCAGACAAAATTGAGCGTCGTTTTGTACGCTTAGGTGAGCAGATTGATAATCAGCAACATATTATTACGGGCCTTAAAGCTGGCGATAAAATAGCTGTCGATTATCAACCAATAACTAAATAA
- a CDS encoding efflux RND transporter permease subunit, with protein sequence MSLIDNAVKSSLSGRIPIVIFVMSLLLGVFALNQTPREEEPQITVPMLDIYVSAPNVEAPEVARLVTQPLEKLLAQLGGVKHIYSTTQTNSTVVTLRFEVGHNREQAILDTYAKLNSYQHTMASVIKSWQIRPIEVDDVPIVMLALYSKDPQLYGDYELTRFANEIANSLQRIEHTSEVKVISGRTRTLTINLNASALAAHQTTVNDVFYALNVSNQLTQVGNVVDNQQQIAIQAGDVLRTQSAVEQLVVNVVNGKSVYLMDIATVSDGPSETEHYQWLAQSTDQQQLPMVTLSVAKQTGTNAVAVANDVHTMMNELANTLLPPEVSYTVLRDYGQTANEKVNNLTSSLVFAVFTVVIFVGVFLGWRPAVVVGLAVPICYGITLSLDFAFGYTINRVTLFALILSLGLLVDDPITGIDNISRFINNKGDKKQHVVGAMSEIRNALLMSTLTIMVAFIPLAFITGMMGPYMAPMAFNVPISVMVSTLVAFFVTPWLAMKLLKPNTLEQPELEPKAGLYQRLLSPLLASKVRAKWVLWITLGLFIISAMLPVMRLVPLKLLPFDNKNELQVLIDMPEDTNLESTAAFTKQVQTLTWQLNEVSEIAAYVGQPSSMDFNGMVRGYYRREAANLAELRVLLVDKSARDHQSHGVVMRLREQLAPLAKNGIVIKVVEVPPGPPVLSTLVAEVYRDPFVDKHTHRQAAQNVAARLRQEPHVVEVDTSLVAPAPLQRFITDKTKAALSAVATQNIAQTLSIASQGQQVGVLYVSNETQPVPIQLQLPYSERNQLSQLLALQVRGDRDLAKTSNELGITSAPRPLVSLSELGEFKPLNVADTLMRKDQRDVIYVMAELNGRTPAEIIADVNADLNASDHGFEKSVWLTRHFFNNGGTAPWQLPQGTDVNFSGEGEWRITIDVFRDMGIAFAFALSAIFIILRIQTQSVSLSLIIMSAIPLTVIGIMPGFWLLNQFGERTIAGAPEPVLFTATAMIGMIALAGIVVRNSLILVEFINQARAQGMAIKEALIAAGSVRMRPVLLTAGTTLLGNLVITLDPVFSGLAIAIIFGIVASTVFSLFVVPLVYYLVFTNPEEEAHAG encoded by the coding sequence ATGAGCTTAATAGACAATGCGGTAAAAAGTAGTTTAAGTGGTCGCATTCCGATTGTTATTTTTGTGATGTCTTTGTTACTTGGGGTATTTGCACTAAATCAAACACCTCGAGAAGAAGAGCCGCAAATTACTGTGCCCATGCTCGATATTTATGTATCAGCACCTAACGTTGAGGCGCCTGAAGTCGCTAGGTTAGTAACACAACCGCTCGAAAAGTTACTGGCTCAGTTGGGGGGAGTGAAGCATATTTACTCAACCACACAAACTAACAGTACAGTGGTTACGCTGCGCTTTGAAGTAGGGCACAACCGCGAACAAGCAATTTTAGATACCTATGCAAAACTAAATAGTTATCAGCATACAATGGCATCGGTGATCAAAAGTTGGCAAATTCGTCCAATAGAAGTAGATGACGTGCCTATTGTGATGTTAGCCCTCTACAGTAAAGACCCGCAACTCTATGGTGATTATGAACTAACCCGTTTTGCTAACGAAATTGCTAATAGTTTACAACGCATTGAGCATACCAGTGAAGTTAAAGTAATTTCTGGGCGTACGCGTACTCTTACCATCAATTTAAATGCCAGCGCACTGGCTGCCCATCAAACCACGGTAAACGATGTTTTTTACGCATTAAATGTATCAAATCAACTCACCCAAGTGGGAAATGTGGTTGATAATCAGCAGCAAATTGCTATTCAGGCAGGTGATGTACTAAGAACACAATCAGCGGTAGAACAATTAGTTGTTAATGTGGTTAATGGTAAAAGTGTTTACTTGATGGACATTGCAACAGTCAGCGATGGCCCTAGTGAAACTGAGCATTACCAATGGTTAGCGCAATCTACTGATCAGCAGCAGTTGCCTATGGTTACTTTAAGCGTAGCCAAGCAAACAGGGACTAATGCGGTTGCTGTTGCAAATGATGTTCATACCATGATGAATGAACTTGCAAATACCTTACTGCCACCAGAAGTTAGCTATACAGTGCTCAGAGATTATGGCCAAACTGCGAATGAAAAAGTAAATAACCTCACATCAAGTTTAGTGTTTGCGGTGTTTACTGTGGTAATTTTTGTTGGCGTGTTTTTAGGCTGGCGTCCTGCCGTGGTGGTTGGGCTGGCGGTTCCTATTTGTTATGGCATTACACTCTCATTAGATTTTGCATTTGGTTACACCATTAATCGGGTGACCTTATTTGCGCTTATTTTATCATTAGGCTTACTGGTAGACGACCCAATCACGGGTATTGATAATATTAGTCGCTTTATAAATAACAAAGGCGATAAAAAGCAGCATGTTGTTGGCGCAATGAGCGAAATTCGAAATGCCTTACTTATGTCTACACTCACCATTATGGTGGCGTTTATTCCACTGGCGTTTATTACCGGAATGATGGGGCCATACATGGCACCCATGGCGTTTAACGTGCCCATTAGTGTCATGGTGTCTACTTTGGTAGCTTTTTTTGTCACCCCATGGTTGGCAATGAAATTGCTTAAACCAAACACCCTAGAACAACCTGAGCTTGAGCCTAAAGCGGGTTTATACCAAAGATTACTTAGTCCACTACTTGCCTCAAAAGTGCGAGCTAAATGGGTGCTATGGATAACGTTAGGATTGTTTATTATCAGCGCCATGTTACCCGTGATGCGCTTGGTACCATTAAAACTCCTGCCTTTTGACAATAAAAATGAGCTGCAAGTACTTATAGATATGCCAGAGGATACTAATCTAGAGAGCACGGCTGCATTTACTAAGCAGGTTCAAACCCTGACATGGCAGTTAAATGAAGTCAGTGAAATAGCCGCATATGTTGGGCAGCCCTCAAGCATGGATTTTAATGGCATGGTGCGTGGTTATTATCGCCGTGAAGCTGCTAACTTAGCAGAGCTCAGAGTATTGCTGGTGGATAAATCAGCACGAGATCATCAATCTCATGGTGTGGTTATGCGGTTACGCGAACAACTTGCTCCTTTAGCAAAAAATGGCATTGTTATTAAAGTGGTCGAGGTACCACCTGGGCCACCGGTGTTGAGCACTTTAGTCGCTGAAGTGTATCGTGATCCCTTTGTTGATAAGCATACCCATAGGCAGGCTGCTCAAAATGTTGCTGCACGTTTGCGCCAAGAGCCTCATGTTGTTGAGGTTGACACATCTTTAGTTGCCCCAGCCCCATTACAGCGCTTTATTACGGATAAAACCAAAGCAGCGCTCAGTGCTGTTGCTACCCAAAATATTGCACAAACACTCAGTATTGCTTCGCAGGGACAACAGGTTGGTGTGTTGTATGTAAGCAATGAAACTCAGCCAGTCCCAATACAATTACAATTGCCTTATAGCGAACGTAATCAGCTTTCACAATTACTTGCGCTGCAAGTAAGAGGGGATAGGGACTTAGCTAAAACCAGTAATGAGTTAGGTATAACAAGTGCACCAAGGCCTTTAGTATCGCTTTCAGAGCTGGGAGAGTTTAAACCATTAAACGTGGCCGACACACTAATGCGTAAAGATCAGCGTGACGTTATTTATGTGATGGCGGAACTAAATGGACGCACGCCTGCAGAGATTATTGCGGATGTAAATGCGGATTTAAACGCAAGTGATCATGGGTTTGAAAAAAGCGTATGGTTAACGCGACACTTTTTTAATAATGGCGGAACCGCGCCATGGCAATTACCGCAAGGAACTGATGTTAACTTTAGTGGTGAAGGTGAGTGGCGCATCACCATTGATGTGTTCAGGGATATGGGCATTGCTTTTGCCTTTGCGCTCAGTGCTATATTTATTATTTTACGCATTCAAACTCAATCTGTTAGTTTGTCGCTGATTATTATGTCGGCCATTCCATTAACAGTGATTGGTATTATGCCTGGGTTTTGGTTACTCAATCAATTTGGTGAGCGCACTATAGCGGGTGCTCCTGAGCCAGTATTATTTACCGCGACTGCGATGATAGGCATGATTGCCTTAGCAGGTATTGTCGTTCGTAACTCACTTATTTTAGTCGAATTTATTAACCAAGCACGAGCTCAGGGGATGGCAATAAAAGAGGCACTTATTGCTGCAGGGTCTGTACGAATGCGCCCAGTATTGTTAACCGCCGGAACTACTTTATTAGGTAACTTAGTGATCACACTTGACCCCGTATTTAGCGGATTAGCCATAGCAATTATTTTTGGCATCGTGGCGTCTACCGTGTTTTCGTTATTTGTTGTACCGCTTGTTTATTATTTAGTGTTTACAAACCCAGAGGAAGAAGCACATGCAGGGTAA